The Chloroflexota bacterium genomic interval CTTTGGCGATGCGCATCTTTATAAGAACCACTTCGAGCAGGCCCAACTTCAACTCAGCCGGTCGCCCTACTCGCTGCCCCAGATGCACATCAACCCCCAGGTGAAGAACATCTTCGATTTTCAGTATGCTGATTTCGAATTGAAGAATTATCAGGCTCATCCCCACATCAAGGCCCCTATTGCTGTGTGATGAAAATTTCACTGATTGTAGCTATGGATGAAGCCAATGGTATCGGTGTGGAAAATTGCCTGCCCTGGCGGCTTTCCAGCGACCTGAGGCGCTTCAAACAACTGACAATGGGGCATCATCTTGTGATGGGGCGCAAAACCTATCAAAGCATTGGCGGGCCGCTGCCGGGGCGCGAGATGATTATTTTAAGCCGAAACTCACTATTCCGCGCCCCTGGATGCCAGGTGGTGACATCGCTGGGTGAAGCGTTGAATATTGCTGCCGCTCGCGGCGAAACTGAATTATTTATTGCGGGTGGTGCAGAGATTTACCGCCAGGCATTGCCACAAGCGGACTGTATTTACCTGACGCGCGTCCATGTCAATACGCCGGTGGATACCCGCTTCCCTGAATTTAATTTATCAAACTGGGCAGAGGTTTCAGCCCAACGCGTTGAAGCGGATACGAATAATGAATATACGTCTACCTACAGCGTATTGGTGCGGGTACATAGCCCATAAATAACGATCAGACAACATCCAACGCGAAGCCGCCAGTTTCTTTATGAATTTCCTTGCGTCACTGCATCGTTACGCTAAACCAGCCC includes:
- a CDS encoding dihydrofolate reductase — protein: MKISLIVAMDEANGIGVENCLPWRLSSDLRRFKQLTMGHHLVMGRKTYQSIGGPLPGREMIILSRNSLFRAPGCQVVTSLGEALNIAAARGETELFIAGGAEIYRQALPQADCIYLTRVHVNTPVDTRFPEFNLSNWAEVSAQRVEADTNNEYTSTYSVLVRVHSP